A portion of the Streptomyces sp. NBC_00376 genome contains these proteins:
- a CDS encoding effector-associated constant component EACC1, which translates to MRITVSVEDGDSGGLHDLRRWLSDEPELRGRIRGHTTSPIPSDAMGLGAEALLAVLGPGGVAVVFAGALVAWVQSRRGDQTVTITRPDGTTVTVSATRVRGMNAEQNAQLARELAALLGTGADPVPPADGELSPEAPQR; encoded by the coding sequence GTGCGCATTACCGTCTCCGTCGAGGACGGTGATTCCGGCGGCTTGCACGACCTTCGCCGCTGGCTGTCCGACGAGCCCGAGCTGAGGGGACGGATCCGCGGGCACACAACGTCACCGATACCGTCCGACGCCATGGGGCTGGGTGCGGAGGCCCTGCTCGCGGTGCTCGGGCCGGGTGGCGTGGCCGTGGTCTTCGCCGGAGCGCTCGTCGCGTGGGTGCAGAGCCGCCGGGGCGACCAGACCGTCACGATCACCCGGCCCGACGGGACCACGGTCACCGTCTCCGCGACCCGTGTCAGAGGAATGAACGCGGAACAGAATGCCCAGTTGGCGAGGGAGCTGGCCGCCCTCCTCGGCACGGGAGCCGACCCGGTCCCGCCCGCCGACGGCGAGCTGTCGCCAGAGGCCCCACAGCGGTGA
- a CDS encoding helix-turn-helix domain-containing protein, with amino-acid sequence MDDQRQQPEHEYEVGSGILHVFGQHLKLFRVRAGLERAEFGAMTGYSASSIASFEQGRRIPPPKFIDQADELLDAGGVLKASKEEVARAQYPAFFRDAARLEAEAVELHLYAVQAVPGLLQKEEYMRALLTRRRPLLDDETIEQRVAGRLARQEIFSRWPAPLMSFAIEEAVLRRPFGGTSVLHGQLEQLLLIGEKRNVEIQVMPLDREDNAGVDGPFTLISRKGGEQVAYLEVQGRSTFVTDPEEVRSLAARYGIIRAQALTPRESLAFVEKLLGEL; translated from the coding sequence GTGGACGATCAGCGACAGCAGCCGGAGCACGAGTACGAGGTCGGGTCGGGCATCCTGCATGTGTTCGGCCAGCACTTGAAGCTCTTCCGGGTGCGGGCGGGGCTGGAGCGGGCGGAGTTCGGGGCGATGACGGGGTACTCGGCGTCGAGCATCGCCTCGTTCGAGCAGGGGCGCAGGATCCCGCCACCGAAGTTCATCGACCAGGCGGACGAACTGCTGGACGCGGGCGGGGTGCTGAAGGCCAGCAAGGAGGAGGTTGCTCGGGCGCAGTACCCGGCGTTCTTCCGGGACGCGGCGAGGCTGGAGGCGGAGGCGGTCGAGCTGCATCTGTACGCCGTTCAGGCCGTGCCCGGCCTGCTGCAAAAGGAGGAGTATATGCGTGCTCTGCTCACCAGGCGGCGGCCTCTCCTGGATGACGAGACCATCGAGCAACGAGTGGCCGGGCGCCTGGCACGGCAGGAGATCTTCAGCCGGTGGCCGGCCCCGCTCATGAGCTTCGCCATCGAAGAAGCGGTGCTCCGCCGCCCCTTCGGAGGTACGAGCGTTCTCCATGGCCAGTTGGAGCAGTTGCTTCTCATCGGTGAGAAGCGCAACGTGGAGATTCAGGTCATGCCGCTCGACCGAGAGGACAATGCCGGAGTCGACGGACCGTTCACCCTGATCTCACGCAAAGGTGGGGAACAGGTTGCGTACTTGGAAGTTCAGGGGCGCAGCACCTTCGTGACGGATCCCGAAGAGGTCCGCTCCCTCGCAGCCCGCTATGGGATCATCCGAGCGCAGGCTCTCACGCCCCGGGAGTCGCTTGCCTTTGTCGAAAAGTTGCTGGGAGAGCTATGA
- the pglX gene encoding BREX-2 system adenine-specific DNA-methyltransferase PglX — MDKAALLKDLRKQVTALEDDLRARTESVDEYRTDLEREYAAAREASRTAATYGAWRDERVTQAAAAWALATVFVRFCEDNGLVDDPFIAGPGERLADAEDRQAAFFREKPELNDRDWLVAGFGHLSDAHKAVAGLFDRGHNALWGLSPSYEAATRLLGFWRERGADGEIIHDFTDGELDTRFLGDLYQDLSEHARKTYALLQTPEFVEEFILDLTLEPAVEEFGLDPAWKHKPAGWPGEEPVVRGLRCIDPACGSGHFLLGMFERLLKKWREAEPGTEDWELVRRSLESVHGCDKNPFAVAIARFRMLVAVLKACGERRLAAAPEFPINVAVGDSLLHGRGAETVTETLDSLFGGEGQGMFAYRTEDVREYAARVDLLGRGSYHVVVANPPYITVKDKQENENYKKAYDACYRQYALSVPFAQRIFELSVRAGGTRRDGGFTGQITANSFMKREFGRKLIEEFFPKIDLTHVVDTSGAFIPGHGTPTVILAGRNQISRSSDTTRSVMGVRGEPSQPLDPAAGIVWLAIVEQIEVPASESDWVTVEDSNREKYSEHPWSLSGGGAAALHRNLESGSEGSLGGEVSRIGFYGMTHADDVMTKPARVFRRNHAEPEYHLPLTVGEEVRDWGAVTAHDIFHPYSDMRQLVPIEQMSAHASSLWRYRTELGCRSTFSKGTYFSDGRPWHEWHQLPKDEGVHPWSISFAGITTHNHFVIDRGGKAFKQSAPIIKLPAGAAEEQHLELLGVLNSSTACFWLKQVSQGKGGSGVGCGIKDEAWEERYEFTGTKLQEFPLPAKLPLELGRTLDALGRKLAAYEPSAVGSSVLMARASLDAASAAYVSVRSQMIALQEELDWDVYGSYNLLTPGELARTTLTDPSEVPEVALGERAFEIVLARNVAAGEAETAWFERHGSISVTEIPAHWPAEYKSVVQARIDIINSRKDIALIERPDCKRRWSSEPWEKKEKEALRNWLLDRCEDENLWFALRDGFRAPRALTVSQLADALRQEADVQAVAELYAADHMGKRDATLAAVLADIIAPEHVPHLAALRYKDSGLRKREQWEQVWDLQREEDRTGKRLDIPVPPKYSAADFLKHTYWSHRGKLDVPKERFISYPDASPDSDPTLLLGWAGWDHKDQVQALINVINDRTEQAGWETSRLTPLIAGIQELMPWVHQWHGEYDEEWDGTPAEEYQAYLDEQRAKHGLSAEDLTAWRPEKKTRGRAKKAD, encoded by the coding sequence GTGGACAAGGCCGCACTGCTGAAGGATCTGCGCAAGCAGGTCACCGCGCTGGAGGACGACCTCCGGGCTCGCACGGAGTCGGTGGACGAGTACCGAACCGACCTGGAGCGCGAGTACGCGGCGGCCCGCGAGGCGAGCCGTACGGCGGCGACGTACGGGGCCTGGCGGGACGAGCGCGTGACGCAAGCGGCGGCGGCCTGGGCGCTGGCCACGGTGTTCGTACGGTTCTGCGAGGACAACGGCCTGGTCGACGACCCGTTCATCGCGGGCCCGGGAGAGCGGCTCGCGGACGCGGAGGACCGGCAGGCGGCGTTCTTCCGGGAGAAGCCGGAGCTGAACGACCGGGACTGGCTGGTAGCGGGCTTCGGCCACCTGTCGGATGCGCACAAGGCGGTGGCAGGGCTCTTCGACCGGGGCCACAACGCGCTGTGGGGGCTGAGCCCGTCGTACGAGGCAGCGACGCGGCTGCTGGGCTTCTGGCGCGAGCGGGGCGCGGACGGCGAGATCATCCACGACTTCACGGACGGGGAGTTGGACACCCGGTTCCTGGGCGACCTCTACCAGGACCTGAGCGAGCACGCGCGGAAGACGTACGCGCTGTTGCAGACGCCCGAGTTCGTGGAGGAGTTCATCCTCGACCTGACGCTTGAGCCTGCGGTCGAGGAGTTCGGCCTGGACCCGGCGTGGAAGCACAAGCCGGCGGGGTGGCCGGGAGAGGAACCGGTGGTACGGGGCCTGCGGTGCATCGACCCGGCGTGCGGGTCCGGTCACTTCTTGCTCGGCATGTTCGAGCGGCTGCTGAAGAAGTGGCGGGAGGCGGAGCCGGGCACGGAGGACTGGGAGCTGGTGCGGCGGTCCCTGGAGTCGGTGCACGGCTGCGACAAGAACCCGTTCGCGGTGGCGATCGCCCGGTTCCGGATGCTGGTGGCGGTGCTGAAGGCGTGCGGGGAGCGGCGGTTGGCGGCGGCTCCGGAGTTCCCGATCAACGTGGCGGTGGGGGACTCGCTGCTGCATGGGCGGGGGGCGGAGACGGTTACGGAGACGCTGGACTCGCTGTTCGGGGGCGAGGGTCAGGGGATGTTCGCGTACCGGACGGAGGATGTCCGGGAATACGCGGCGCGGGTTGACCTGCTGGGGCGGGGGAGCTACCACGTGGTGGTAGCGAATCCGCCTTACATTACGGTCAAAGACAAGCAGGAGAACGAGAACTATAAGAAGGCGTATGACGCCTGCTATAGGCAGTATGCGCTCTCAGTGCCCTTCGCTCAGCGGATTTTCGAACTCTCAGTGCGGGCTGGCGGTACTCGACGCGATGGCGGATTTACCGGACAAATCACAGCGAACTCATTCATGAAGAGGGAGTTCGGTAGGAAGCTGATTGAAGAATTCTTCCCGAAAATTGACCTGACGCATGTGGTCGACACATCTGGAGCGTTTATTCCAGGACATGGAACGCCGACAGTTATCTTGGCGGGCCGAAATCAAATCTCACGTTCGTCGGATACGACACGATCGGTGATGGGTGTGCGAGGTGAGCCAAGTCAGCCTCTAGATCCGGCTGCCGGAATTGTCTGGTTGGCAATTGTAGAGCAGATCGAGGTTCCGGCGAGCGAGTCCGATTGGGTGACGGTGGAGGACTCTAACCGTGAGAAATACTCTGAGCATCCATGGTCACTCAGCGGAGGCGGGGCGGCCGCGCTTCACCGCAACTTGGAGTCGGGGTCTGAGGGTTCGCTTGGTGGTGAGGTTTCGCGAATCGGCTTTTATGGGATGACGCATGCTGACGATGTGATGACTAAACCAGCACGAGTTTTCAGGCGGAACCACGCTGAACCGGAGTATCATCTTCCTCTAACGGTTGGTGAAGAAGTCCGTGACTGGGGTGCTGTGACTGCCCATGACATCTTTCATCCTTACAGCGATATGCGGCAGCTCGTGCCCATCGAGCAGATGTCAGCGCATGCAAGCAGTCTCTGGAGATACCGAACTGAATTGGGTTGCCGTTCCACCTTTAGTAAAGGGACATATTTCAGTGACGGGCGGCCCTGGCACGAGTGGCATCAACTACCGAAGGATGAGGGTGTCCATCCATGGTCCATTTCCTTCGCTGGTATCACGACACATAATCATTTTGTTATAGATCGAGGCGGGAAGGCATTCAAGCAGTCTGCTCCCATCATCAAGCTACCTGCGGGGGCTGCGGAGGAGCAGCATTTGGAGTTGCTTGGGGTGCTGAACTCATCGACGGCTTGCTTCTGGCTCAAACAGGTGAGTCAGGGGAAGGGGGGGAGCGGCGTTGGGTGTGGCATCAAGGACGAGGCGTGGGAGGAGCGGTACGAGTTCACGGGAACTAAGCTTCAGGAGTTTCCACTCCCAGCCAAGCTGCCGCTTGAACTCGGTCGCACCCTCGACGCCCTCGGGCGCAAGTTGGCAGCCTACGAGCCCTCTGCTGTTGGTTCCTCCGTGCTCATGGCTAGGGCGAGCCTTGACGCGGCAAGTGCTGCCTACGTTTCGGTCCGCTCTCAGATGATCGCACTTCAAGAAGAGTTGGATTGGGACGTCTACGGTTCGTACAACCTCCTCACGCCCGGCGAATTGGCACGAACAACCCTTACAGATCCTTCTGAAGTTCCTGAGGTGGCCCTCGGTGAACGGGCATTCGAGATTGTCCTAGCTCGAAATGTGGCCGCAGGTGAGGCCGAGACCGCGTGGTTTGAGCGGCACGGTTCTATTTCTGTGACTGAGATTCCTGCTCATTGGCCCGCCGAGTACAAGAGTGTTGTCCAGGCGCGCATTGACATCATCAACTCCCGCAAGGACATCGCGCTCATTGAGCGGCCCGACTGCAAGCGCCGGTGGTCCTCCGAGCCGTGGGAGAAGAAGGAGAAGGAGGCGCTTCGTAACTGGTTGCTTGACCGCTGCGAGGACGAGAACCTGTGGTTCGCCCTTAGGGACGGTTTCCGCGCCCCTCGTGCGCTCACCGTCTCGCAGCTCGCCGACGCTCTTCGCCAAGAAGCCGACGTGCAAGCGGTCGCTGAGTTGTACGCCGCCGACCACATGGGTAAGCGCGATGCCACCCTTGCAGCGGTGCTGGCGGACATCATCGCCCCTGAGCATGTCCCGCACCTAGCCGCCTTGCGTTACAAGGACTCGGGTCTGCGTAAGCGCGAGCAGTGGGAGCAGGTTTGGGACCTCCAGCGCGAGGAGGATAGGACGGGAAAGCGGCTCGACATCCCCGTACCTCCGAAGTACAGCGCCGCTGACTTTCTCAAGCACACGTACTGGTCACATCGAGGCAAGCTGGACGTGCCCAAGGAGCGGTTCATCTCCTACCCCGACGCGTCCCCGGACTCGGACCCGACGCTGCTGCTCGGCTGGGCCGGCTGGGATCACAAGGATCAGGTGCAGGCCCTGATCAACGTGATCAATGACCGTACTGAGCAAGCTGGTTGGGAAACCTCGCGCCTGACTCCGCTCATCGCGGGCATCCAGGAGCTGATGCCGTGGGTTCACCAGTGGCACGGCGAATACGACGAAGAGTGGGACGGCACGCCCGCCGAGGAGTACCAGGCGTACCTGGACGAGCAGCGCGCCAAGCATGGACTCTCGGCCGAGGACCTCACGGCCTGGCGGCCCGAGAAGAAGACGCGCGGCCGGGCGAAGAAGGCCGACTGA
- a CDS encoding DUF397 domain-containing protein: MKIAETNTAATELAWYKSSYSGAEGGECVEVAARPGTVHVRDSKEKTGPILSVASGGWAAFVEFAAQG; this comes from the coding sequence ATGAAGATTGCGGAGACCAACACGGCAGCTACGGAGCTGGCTTGGTACAAAAGCAGCTACAGCGGAGCCGAGGGCGGCGAATGTGTCGAGGTCGCGGCCCGGCCCGGCACCGTCCATGTCCGCGACTCGAAGGAGAAGACGGGGCCGATCCTGTCTGTCGCCTCTGGTGGCTGGGCGGCCTTCGTGGAGTTCGCCGCGCAGGGCTGA